A region of the Corynebacterium renale genome:
CATCCCTGCTGGCAGACGATCCCAAGTTTGGCCAATCAGTGAAATCCGAGCATGCCTCCTATGGCTCTGGTGGTGCGATTACCCTACAGGGCGTTGCTCTTATTGCGGTGGGGCTTGTGCTTCTCGTAGCCGGTGTTGCACTCGCGCAAGCGTCCTTGTGGTTCATTATTCTCAGCGTGCTGGGCTTTATTCTTATGTTCGGTGCTGGTGTGTGGATGCTCAAGGGTGGTGGCGCGCAGCCTTCTCACGGGTCACGTCCTGTATCTCGTCCATTATCTGATGGGCGTGGTTCGGCGTCCTCCCGCAAGTCTGCAGGTTCCTCAATGGAAGAGAAGTTCAGGAAGCGCTTCGAGCAGTAGAATGTAGCCGTCTTATTTACCTAAGCACCTCGTTTAAAGCGCGAGGTGCTTTTTTGATGTCTAAAA
Encoded here:
- a CDS encoding DUF3040 domain-containing protein, with protein sequence MALSEQEQQALREIEASLLADDPKFGQSVKSEHASYGSGGAITLQGVALIAVGLVLLVAGVALAQASLWFIILSVLGFILMFGAGVWMLKGGGAQPSHGSRPVSRPLSDGRGSASSRKSAGSSMEEKFRKRFEQ